TCAAGCATTTTTGCTTCATCGAGTGTATACTCAACCATTTTCTTCCCGATATGCTGACCTCTATAGGCTTCATCAACGATAAGGCTTCTTATCTCTGCAAGTCTTCTGGAGTGAATATGCAGAGCAGTATACCCTACCACTTTCTCTCCATCTTTTGCCAGCACATAAGATCGGATATTTGTTGCTACTTCATCTTCGGTTCTATTTAGGATAGTCCCTTCTTTAACCTCTTTTGCAACAAGTGACTGCATTTGAGGTATATCACTAAGCTTGGCTTTGACAAGTTCTATCACGACTCATCTCCTGGCTCTTTGATATCAAAGATTGTAGTTAATATCTCTTTATGCACTCTATCCTGCCCGCTTTTTTTGAGATTAGAGATAGTAATCGCTCCAGGAAAATCCTTTTTGAGCTTGCTTTTCTCTTTTTGGTTGAGTTTATCTATCTTTGTAAATACCGTAAGATATCGCTGATCAGGACGTATAAACTCAGTGATATATGCTTCTACGTCATCATCAATCTTTGCATGTGGATGTCTTGCATCCCTTAGATGTATAAAGAGACGTATCGATACCCTCTCCTTAATAAACTCTACAAGGTTTTTCTGCCAAACCTGTTTGAGCGATTTTGAGACTTTGGCGTATCCAAATCCAGGAAGGTCTACAAATCGTACAGGATAGCGTTCTTCCCCATATTTGTAGGTTGTCTCAAAGAAATTGATCAACTGTGTTTTTCCCGGTGTAGCAGAACTTTTTGCAAGGTTTTTACGATTGGTCAGCAAGTTCAATGTAGAACTTTTACCTACATTCGAACGTCCAAGGAAAACCACTTCACTCATGTCCTCAGGAAGAGAATCCTGTATGCTTTGTGCTGATTTTATAAATTCTGCTTCAATAATTCTAGGTGATTCCACAGGCTCTCTATCCTTTTATTTACTATTTTGTATCTTCTGTTTCAAAAATGAACTTCACGGGATCTTGTTTATTCCCTATTACACTCGCCAAACCTGAAGTAAGATCGAGTTTTATATGCTCCCCGTTGATATGACGTTTATTGATCATATCTTCTATCTTGGCATTTCCTCTGAGGATATATTGGGAATCCAAGGGTGCATAGATCACTCTATTCGCACTGCCTTTATAGAAATGGTTGTCTTTTTTGAACTCAAAAGTTACTCTGCCGATAGCTTCATATCTTTTAGTCTGGTTATTATCATCAAAATACACGATCATCCGATCTCCGTGTATCCAGCTTTTAAGCTGGGTTATCTTGACATTGCCGATAAAATGTACTTCTTTTTTCATCTCTTCAGCCTGCATTGCATCGGAAGTGATCTCAACTTTGTCAGCGAAAAGAGCTACAGAGAAAATAAAAAAAAGAATGAATTTTATCTTTACCATGAGACCGCCTTTAAAGTTTTGTTATTATACATTATTTTTCCAACGTGAAGACTACCGCTTTGATCTTTTGAGCTGTGATCTTCTTTTCTTTCATATTGTAGACCAGGTTAATTCCCGAAATTATATTCT
This is a stretch of genomic DNA from Sulfurovum zhangzhouensis. It encodes these proteins:
- a CDS encoding N-acetyltransferase, translating into MIELVKAKLSDIPQMQSLVAKEVKEGTILNRTEDEVATNIRSYVLAKDGEKVVGYTALHIHSRRLAEIRSLIVDEAYRGQHIGKKMVEYTLDEAKMLEVQEDVLVLTYKPVFFEKLGFKEINKEVIPEHKIWADCIKCIHFPVCNEVALVYKLSKWENDA
- the yihA gene encoding ribosome biogenesis GTP-binding protein YihA/YsxC; the encoded protein is MESPRIIEAEFIKSAQSIQDSLPEDMSEVVFLGRSNVGKSSTLNLLTNRKNLAKSSATPGKTQLINFFETTYKYGEERYPVRFVDLPGFGYAKVSKSLKQVWQKNLVEFIKERVSIRLFIHLRDARHPHAKIDDDVEAYITEFIRPDQRYLTVFTKIDKLNQKEKSKLKKDFPGAITISNLKKSGQDRVHKEILTTIFDIKEPGDES
- the lptA gene encoding lipopolysaccharide transport periplasmic protein LptA; amino-acid sequence: MVKIKFILFFIFSVALFADKVEITSDAMQAEEMKKEVHFIGNVKITQLKSWIHGDRMIVYFDDNNQTKRYEAIGRVTFEFKKDNHFYKGSANRVIYAPLDSQYILRGNAKIEDMINKRHINGEHIKLDLTSGLASVIGNKQDPVKFIFETEDTK